A genomic segment from Lates calcarifer isolate ASB-BC8 linkage group LG13, TLL_Latcal_v3, whole genome shotgun sequence encodes:
- the coro1ca gene encoding coronin-1C-A: protein MRRVVRQSKFRHVFGQAVKNDQCYDDIRVSRVTWDSAFCAVNPKFVAIIIEASGGGAFLVLPLHKTGRIDKSYPTVCGHTGPVLDIDWCPHNDQVIASGSEDCSVMVWQIPENGLVTSMSEPVVVLEGHSKRVGIITWHPTARNVLLSAGCDNQIFIWNVGTGEAMITLEDMHPDVIYNVCWNRNGSLICTACKDKSIRVIDPRKEMIVAEKEKAHEGARPMRAIFLADGNVLTTGFSRMSERQLALWNIQSMDEPMTVNEMDTSNGVLLPFYDPDTNVVYLCGKGDSSIRYFEITDEAPYVHYLNTFATKEPQRGMGYMTKRGLDVNKCEIARFYKLHERKCEPIVMTVPRKSDLFQDDLYPDTAGPDPALEAEEWFEGKNGDPILISLKNGYVPGKNREFKVVKKNILDCKATKNTENSSPANKSASPTPSIKSEAKLEEILKEIKSLKDLVSSQEKRIIKLEEQMSKIAI, encoded by the exons ATGAGACGAGTTGTACGGCAGAGCAAATTCCGTCACGTCTTTGGCCAGGCGGTGAAGAATGACCAATGCTACGATGATATCCGGGTTTCAAGGGTCACATGGGACAGCGCCTTCTGTGCAGTCAATCCCAAATTTGTTGCCATAATCATTGAGGCCAGTGGTGGTGGAGCTTTCCTCGTTCTCCCTCTTCACAAG ACGGGACGCATTGACAAATCCTACCCAACAGTGTGTGGTCACACAGGCCCGGTGTTAGACATCGACTGGTGTCCCCACAATGATCAGGTCATTGCCAGCGGCTCCGAGGACTGCTCAGTGATG GTGTGGCAGATTCCTGAGAATGGCCTCGTCACTTCTATGTCTGAGCCAGTGGTAGTACTGGAGGGCCACTCCAAGCGGGTTGGCATCATCACATGGCATCCAACAGCACGCAATGTCCTCCTCAGTGCTG GTTGTGACAACCAGATCTTCATCTGGAACGTGGGCACCGGTGAGGCCATGATCACCTTGGAGGACATGCACCCCGATGTCATTTACAACGTGTGCTGGAACCGCAACGGTAGCCTCATCTGCACCGCCTGCAAGGACAAGTCTATCCGTGTCATCGACCCCCGAAAGGAGATGATTGTTGCT gagaaggagaaggcaCATGAGGGCGCTCGACCCATGAGGGCCATTTTCCTGGCTGATGGCAACGTCCTCACCACAGGTTTCAGTCGCATGAGTGAGAGACAGCTTGCCCTCTGGAACATT CAAAGCATGGATGAGCCCATGACTGTTAATGAGATGGACACCAGCAACGGGGTGCTGTTGCCGTTCTATGACCCAGACACCAACGTTGTTTACCTCTGTGGGAAG GGTGACAGCAGCATCCGTTACTTTGAAATCACAGATGAGGCTCCATATGTTCACTACCTCAACACCTTCGCCACCAAGGAGCCCCAGAGGGGCATGGGCTACATGACCAAGAGGGGCCTTGATGTCAATAAGTGCGAAATTGCAAG GTTCTATAAACTGCATGAAAGGAAGTGTGAGCCTATCGTGATGACTGTACCCAGAAAG TCGGACCTGTTCCAGGACGACTTGTACCCCGACACGGCTGGACCAGACCCTGCCCTGGAGGCTGAGGAGTGGTTTGAGGGCAAGAACGGAGACCCCATACTCATCTCCCTCAAGAACGGCTACGTCCCAGGCAAGAACCGTGAATTCAAGGTGGTCAAAAAGAACATTCTGGACTGCAAGGCGACCAAGAACACAGAGAACTCAAGCCCTGCCAACAAGTCTGCCTCCCCGACTCCATCGATT AAATCTGAAGCCAAGCTGGAGGAGATCTTGAAAGAAATCAAATCCCTCAAGGACCTGGTCAGCAGTCAGGAGAAGCGAATCATCAAACTTGAAGAGCAAATGTCCAAAATTGCCATTTAA